DNA sequence from the Magnetospirillum sp. WYHS-4 genome:
GGGTGAAGGCGCCTTCGCCCTTCACCGGCGGCAACTGCCCCGGATCGCCCAGCACCAGGATCGGCTTGCCGAAGGCCAGCAGGTCGGTGGCCATCTCCTCGCCGACCATGGAGACCTCGTCCAGCACCAGCAGCTTGGCCTCCTTCAGGATCGACTGCTCGTTCAGGACGAAGCGGGGCTTGTGGATTTCGGTCAGCCGCAGTTCCAGGCTGCGCAGCCGGGTCTCCTCCATCAGCCGCCTGGCCGGCGGCAGCGACGGCAGATTCGCCTTGATGTCGGCGATGTCATTCTTGATCCGCTCGATCTCGGCGGGCGTCGCCTCGGAGACACGGTAGATCAGGGAGTGGATGGTGGAGGCCGGCGTGCCCTTGCGGGTCATCACCAGCGCGGCCTTGCCGGTGAAGGCGGCATAGAGCACGCCGCCGGTGGCGGAGACCGAGCCGTTGGGCTCGCGTTCCATGGTGTCGAGACCCAACTCGGCGATGGCATGGCGGACGATGGTGGTCTTGCCGGCCCCGGCATAGCCGAAGACCCGGAACACCTGCTGGTCCTCGGTGCGGTTGGCGAACCAGTCCTTGATGTCCTCAATAGCCTGGGCCTGGAGGGCGGATGGGGTGAAGGTCATGACAGTGGCTCCCAGCAGCGATGGGCGTAATCGCAGAAGCGGCAGAGGTAGAAGTCGGGGGTGGTGGCGATGCGGGGTGGCAACTCGCCGGCATCGACCGCCTGGAGGATGGCGACCGCCTTGTCGGACAGTCCTTGAGCCTCCGCCGGATCAAGGCGGACGACCTCGTGCAGCAGTTCCTGCGTGTTCTTGTTGAGCGCCGTGAACAGGGTGACCGGCACGTCCAGGTAGGCCATGTAGAGCTGGATCTGGGCGTGATAGAGCGGCTTCGAGTCCTTGAGCCCCCTCTTGATCAGGTCTTCCCAGGAGCGGGCATTGAGCGCCTTGTGCTCCCACAGGGCCGGCCACGCGATTCCGACTTCAGGCCCGGCGACGATGACGCCGTCGATGTGGCCACGGATGCGGCCCCCGGCGACGGAGAAGCCGAACTGACCGCCGTCACGCCGTTCGGTGCGCAGGTTGAACCCGGCAGCGCGCAGCCAGCGGATGGACAGGGTCTCGAACACATGGCCGGCCTCGAAGATGCGGAGAACCTGGCCGTCGAAGCCGCGCCCCTCGTCCACCGGCACCGCCATCAGTTCGAAGGCCAAGCGGCGGGAACAGGGCTCGCCGATGCGGCTGGCGCCCAGATAGGTGCGGGGCGGCTGGGCCTGGCGTTCGGCTTCCAGGGCCATGTCGAGCCGCCGGTTGATTTCGGCG
Encoded proteins:
- a CDS encoding PD-(D/E)XK nuclease family protein, which encodes MLDLNHGSGSNYGGTPVQATAAEINRRLDMALEAERQAQPPRTYLGASRIGEPCSRRLAFELMAVPVDEGRGFDGQVLRIFEAGHVFETLSIRWLRAAGFNLRTERRDGGQFGFSVAGGRIRGHIDGVIVAGPEVGIAWPALWEHKALNARSWEDLIKRGLKDSKPLYHAQIQLYMAYLDVPVTLFTALNKNTQELLHEVVRLDPAEAQGLSDKAVAILQAVDAGELPPRIATTPDFYLCRFCDYAHRCWEPLS